A window from Pseudomonas moraviensis encodes these proteins:
- the lpxH gene encoding UDP-2,3-diacylglucosamine diphosphatase → MILLISDLHLEEERPDITRAFLDLLAGRARTASALYILGDFFEAWIGDDAMTPFQRSICQALRDLSDSGTAIFLMHGNRDFMLGKAFCKQAGCTLLKDPSVVQFYGEPVLLMHGDSLCTRDVGYMKLRRYLRNPITLFILRHLPLSSRHKLARKLRSESRAQTRMKANDIVDVTPEEIPRIMQEYGVKTLIHGHTHRPAIHKLQLGEQAAKRIVLGDWDRQGWALQVDESGYALAPFDFAPPLALPHG, encoded by the coding sequence GTGATATTGCTGATTTCAGACTTGCATCTGGAAGAGGAGCGCCCGGACATTACCCGGGCGTTTCTGGATTTGCTCGCCGGACGCGCCCGCACCGCGAGTGCGTTGTACATCCTCGGCGACTTCTTCGAGGCGTGGATTGGCGACGACGCCATGACGCCCTTTCAGCGTTCCATCTGCCAGGCCCTGCGCGATTTGAGCGACAGCGGTACGGCGATCTTTCTCATGCACGGCAATCGCGACTTCATGCTCGGCAAGGCCTTCTGCAAACAGGCCGGCTGCACATTGCTGAAGGATCCGAGTGTCGTGCAGTTCTACGGCGAGCCGGTGCTGCTGATGCACGGCGACAGCCTGTGCACCCGCGACGTCGGCTACATGAAGCTGCGCCGCTACCTGCGCAACCCGATCACCCTGTTCATCCTCCGTCATCTGCCGCTGAGCAGCCGCCATAAACTGGCGCGCAAGCTGCGTAGCGAGAGCCGTGCGCAAACGCGGATGAAGGCCAATGACATTGTCGATGTCACGCCTGAGGAAATTCCGCGGATCATGCAGGAATATGGCGTGAAAACCCTGATTCACGGCCACACCCACCGCCCGGCGATTCACAAGCTGCAGCTCGGTGAACAGGCGGCGAAGCGGATTGTGCTGGGGGATTGGGATCGTCAGGGTTGGGCGTTGCAGGTGGATGAGAGCGGGTACGCATTGGCCCCGTTCGACTTCGCCCCGCCACTGGCTTTGCCGCACGGCTGA
- a CDS encoding peptidylprolyl isomerase, which yields MTQVKLTTNHGEIVIELNAEKAPITVANFIEYVKAGHYENTVFHRVIRNFMIQGGGFEPGMKEKKDKRPSIQNEADNGLSNDKYTVAMARTMEPHSASAQFFINVADNTFLNHSGKNVQGWGYAVFGKVTQGTDVVDKIKGVSTTSKAGHQDVPAEDVIIEKAEIIAA from the coding sequence ATGACTCAAGTCAAACTGACCACCAACCATGGCGAGATCGTCATCGAACTGAACGCTGAAAAGGCGCCGATCACCGTTGCCAACTTCATCGAGTACGTGAAGGCCGGTCACTACGAAAACACTGTTTTCCACCGCGTCATCAGAAACTTCATGATCCAGGGCGGCGGTTTCGAGCCTGGCATGAAAGAAAAGAAAGACAAGCGTCCAAGCATCCAGAACGAAGCGGACAACGGTCTTTCCAACGACAAATACACCGTCGCCATGGCCCGCACCATGGAGCCGCATTCGGCTTCGGCACAGTTCTTCATCAACGTCGCCGACAACACCTTCCTCAACCACAGCGGCAAGAACGTGCAGGGCTGGGGCTACGCGGTATTCGGTAAAGTCACCCAGGGCACCGACGTTGTCGACAAGATCAAAGGCGTGTCGACCACTTCCAAGGCCGGCCACCAGGACGTACCCGCAGAAGACGTGATCATCGAGAAAGCCGAGATCATCGCAGCGTGA